The following proteins are co-located in the Halarcobacter sp. genome:
- a CDS encoding Txe/YoeB family addiction module toxin, producing MVEYKILYSKLALKDAKKLSITNLDKKVKELIEIIKKDPFQNPPPYEKLVGNLNGSYSRRINIQHRLVYEVKEDEKKVRISRM from the coding sequence ATGGTAGAGTATAAAATACTTTATAGTAAATTAGCATTAAAAGATGCTAAAAAACTATCAATTACTAATTTAGATAAAAAAGTTAAAGAGCTTATTGAAATAATAAAAAAAGATCCATTTCAAAACCCACCTCCTTATGAAAAATTAGTAGGAAACTTAAATGGTTCCTATTCGAGAAGAATAAATATTCAACATCGACTGGTTTATGAAGTAAAAGAAGATGAAAAGAAAGTAAGAATTTCTAGAATGTAG
- a CDS encoding rhodanese-like domain-containing protein: MNETLIYPILAIIAFIAYKKYTQYNVLKLVPSLLKQGGQIIDVRTKEEFTLSHKEGSINIPLESLKNRINELDNSKPIILCCASGSRSGLARRLLITKGFENVHNAGMWKSLLKF; the protein is encoded by the coding sequence ATGAATGAAACTTTAATCTATCCAATTCTTGCAATAATAGCTTTCATAGCTTATAAAAAATATACTCAATACAATGTATTAAAACTTGTACCATCTCTTTTAAAACAGGGTGGACAAATCATTGATGTTAGAACAAAAGAAGAGTTTACTTTATCTCACAAAGAGGGAAGTATCAATATTCCACTTGAATCACTTAAAAATAGAATAAATGAGTTAGATAATAGTAAACCTATAATTCTTTGTTGTGCTAGTGGGAGTAGAAGTGGTTTAGCAAGACGTCTTTTGATTACAAAAGGTTTTGAGAATGTACATAATGCTGGTATGTGGAAATCTCTTTTAAAGTTTTAA
- a CDS encoding LysE family translocator — MDLHILFLYSVVAFFYVISPGPAVFLAITNGLVHDMRTVTTSSFANILGLFILSSISISGLGIILLTSATLFMIVKIVGAGYLIYLGIKQFKSASSLKLKKDENIKIEKSLKKTFLESFFLAVTNPKPIIFFIALFPQFLNLKSNITPQFFIMTGIFMFFSFFSLCIYGFVAKSARGLFKKQNFMTWFHRITGGIFVGLGFSLLQIKNTQN, encoded by the coding sequence ATGGATTTACATATACTTTTTTTATATTCTGTTGTTGCTTTTTTTTATGTAATTAGTCCTGGTCCTGCTGTTTTTTTAGCTATTACAAATGGATTAGTTCACGATATGCGTACAGTTACTACATCTTCTTTTGCAAATATATTAGGTTTATTTATTTTATCTTCTATTTCTATTTCTGGGTTAGGTATTATTTTACTTACTTCTGCAACTTTATTTATGATTGTAAAAATAGTTGGGGCTGGATATTTGATTTATCTAGGAATAAAACAGTTTAAAAGTGCATCTTCTTTAAAACTAAAAAAAGATGAAAATATAAAGATAGAAAAAAGTTTGAAAAAAACTTTTTTAGAGTCTTTCTTTTTGGCTGTTACAAACCCCAAACCAATAATATTTTTTATAGCACTTTTTCCACAGTTTTTAAATCTAAAAAGTAACATTACGCCTCAGTTTTTTATTATGACTGGGATATTTATGTTTTTTTCTTTTTTTAGTCTTTGTATTTATGGTTTTGTGGCAAAATCAGCAAGAGGATTGTTTAAAAAACAAAACTTTATGACTTGGTTTCATAGGATTACAGGTGGAATATTTGTAGGTTTAGGTTTTTCTTTATTGCAAATAAAAAATACTCAAAATTAA
- a CDS encoding DUF2235 domain-containing protein: protein MKKVIFCFDGTSNDPTDSQDFFTDTSISNVLKLYCFLGGILPKGTSSKIDTSIQESFYYSGVGTRGNWFIQKFNTWFAPPYGDMSDIIADANEDLNNIDENDIEIYIFGFSRGAAIARRFASQLNPKYRVKFLGVFDTVAATRGSLDLKSDTYPASGVVFENGTLGEHVEKAVHLVSIDEKRIAFQPTLFNKDDRVLEVWFSGVHSDIGGGYWFDALSDITLQFMCDYVSSQLKLLSIDEIEYNKLKVDDETNICKDDLEILPFISGKMHEQQRVGVSKNLLAPRLVRVNINDHPSSTDYPIIHHSVIDRFFEVKSYRPYALRDTRFKVLDKNNDISEEVYHGINGFRSLKSSESFK, encoded by the coding sequence ATGAAAAAAGTAATTTTTTGTTTTGATGGCACGTCAAATGATCCTACTGATTCGCAAGATTTCTTTACTGATACAAGTATTTCTAATGTTTTAAAACTATATTGTTTTTTAGGTGGAATATTACCTAAAGGTACAAGTAGCAAAATAGATACAAGTATTCAAGAAAGTTTTTATTATAGTGGAGTTGGTACACGAGGTAATTGGTTTATTCAAAAATTTAATACATGGTTTGCTCCTCCTTATGGAGATATGTCAGATATCATTGCTGATGCAAATGAAGATTTAAATAATATTGATGAAAACGATATAGAAATATATATATTTGGATTTAGTCGTGGTGCAGCTATTGCAAGACGATTTGCAAGTCAGTTAAATCCAAAATACAGAGTTAAATTTCTTGGTGTTTTTGATACTGTTGCAGCTACTAGGGGTTCTTTAGACTTAAAAAGTGACACTTATCCAGCAAGTGGAGTTGTATTTGAAAATGGAACTTTAGGAGAACATGTGGAAAAAGCAGTTCATTTAGTTTCTATTGATGAAAAAAGAATTGCTTTTCAACCAACATTATTTAACAAAGATGATAGAGTATTGGAAGTATGGTTTTCGGGTGTTCACTCAGATATAGGAGGTGGATATTGGTTTGATGCATTATCTGATATAACTTTACAATTTATGTGTGATTATGTTAGTTCCCAGTTAAAGTTACTTTCTATAGATGAGATTGAATATAATAAATTAAAAGTAGATGATGAAACAAATATATGCAAAGATGATTTAGAGATTTTACCTTTTATTAGTGGCAAAATGCATGAACAACAAAGAGTAGGTGTATCTAAAAATTTACTAGCCCCAAGATTAGTTAGAGTTAATATCAATGATCATCCTTCATCAACTGATTATCCAATTATTCATCATAGTGTAATTGATAGATTTTTTGAAGTTAAAAGTTATCGTCCTTATGCATTACGTGATACAAGATTTAAAGTTTTAGATAAAAATAATGATATTTCAGAAGAAGTTTACCATGGAATTAATGGATTTAGGAGTTTAAAATCAAGTGAATCTTTTAAATAA
- a CDS encoding chlorophyllase/cutinase-like alpha/beta fold protein: MKYLKIVISLLIFTFVSLHAHDVGFRKVDNVSKDGFSMVVLYPTSSKPKPVTFGPFTLNVAIGGKVEEGKFPLAVLSHGSGSSNLSYKDIAISLVTNGFIVVMPLHPKNNYLDNSFEGKVENYINRPKQISSSIDKVLSMNSLSTHIDNNKIAVLGHSIGGYTALVVSGAIAKTKDLIDLCKRESSLLDPYCKPVFEKLLTQEIKISSKDTRIKAQILMAPVGAVFLSKNSLADVNIPTLLLVPEKDSELSEKYNSKVIKDILEKKGILTYKKISNAGHYSFLTSYPDFLKSKLGIIAQDPEGFDRAAFQKELGKLCATYLKKVL, translated from the coding sequence TTGAAATATCTTAAAATAGTTATAAGTTTATTAATATTTACATTTGTATCATTACATGCACATGATGTTGGTTTTCGCAAAGTGGATAATGTTTCAAAAGATGGATTTTCAATGGTAGTACTATATCCAACTTCATCAAAACCAAAACCAGTAACTTTTGGTCCATTTACTTTAAATGTGGCAATAGGTGGCAAAGTTGAAGAGGGGAAGTTCCCTTTAGCAGTTTTATCTCATGGTTCAGGAAGTAGTAACTTATCATATAAAGATATAGCTATCTCATTGGTTACTAATGGTTTTATTGTTGTTATGCCTTTACATCCTAAAAATAACTATTTAGATAATTCATTTGAAGGTAAGGTTGAAAATTATATTAATAGACCAAAGCAAATATCATCATCAATTGATAAAGTTCTATCAATGAATAGTTTAAGTACTCATATTGACAATAATAAAATCGCTGTTTTAGGACACTCCATTGGTGGATATACTGCGCTTGTTGTTTCAGGTGCAATTGCTAAGACTAAGGATTTAATTGATTTATGTAAGAGAGAGTCATCTCTTCTTGATCCTTATTGTAAACCAGTTTTTGAAAAACTTTTAACACAAGAGATAAAGATTAGTTCAAAAGATACTAGAATAAAAGCACAAATATTGATGGCTCCTGTGGGAGCTGTATTTTTATCTAAGAATTCCTTAGCTGATGTTAATATACCTACATTATTACTTGTTCCTGAAAAAGATAGTGAATTAAGTGAAAAGTATAACTCTAAAGTAATTAAAGATATTCTTGAAAAGAAAGGTATTTTAACTTACAAAAAGATTTCTAATGCTGGACATTATTCATTTTTAACATCTTATCCCGATTTTTTAAAATCAAAATTAGGAATAATTGCACAAGATCCAGAAGGTTTTGATCGTGCTGCTTTTCAAAAAGAACTAGGTAAGTTGTGTGCTACTTACTTAAAAAAGGTATTATAG